Below is a window of Polyangiaceae bacterium DNA.
GACGAACGCGTCGCTCGAGACAAAGCGCTATGTTTTCCCGATGGCGAGCCCCGCCCCCGAGCTGCCCGAGCCCAGCGCCGCTGCGCGCGACAAGGCGCTCCGCTTGCTGGAACGCGCGCTCGGGCCGTCCAAGCTCTTGACCGAGCGCGACGCCTGCGCCCCCTTCGCGGCGGACGAGTCGGAGGCCGAAGGCCGAGTCCCGTTCGCGGTGGTGCGCGCGGAGTCCAGCGCCGACATCCTGAGCGCGCTCCGCGTCGCGCGGGAGGCAGAGGTGCCGATCACGCCGCGCGCCGCGGGCACCGGTCGCACCGGGGGCGCCGTTCCGACCTCCGGCGGCATCGTGCTCTCGACGCTGGGCATGAGCCAGATCAAGGAGATCGACCGCCGCGAGATGCTCGCCGTCGTCGAGCCCGGTGTGGTGCTCGCCACGCTCCACGCGGCGGTGGAGCGCGAGGGGCTGTTCTACCCGCCGGATCCGAACAGCGTGGAGAGCTGCGCGCTCGGGGGCAACGTCGCCGAGAACGCCGGCGGGCCGCGCGCCTTCAAGTACGGCGTGACGCGCGAGTACGTGCTCGGGGTCGAGGCCTTCCTGATGGGTGGCCAGCGTGTCAGGCCGGGGCGCCGCACCGTCAAGGGCGTGACCGGCTACGACGTCACCGCGCTCCTGGTCGGCAGCGAAGGCACGTTGGCGGTGTTCGGGGACGTCACGCTCAGGCTGGTGCCCAAGCCGCCGAGCGTGATGACGCTGCTCGCCCTGTTCGCCGACGTGCGGGCGGCGAGCCAGGCCGTGGCCGCGATGACCGGCGCGGGGCTCGTGCCGCGCTGCATCGAGCTTCTCGACGCGCACACGCTGGCGGCGATGCGGGCGGCGGGCAATGACCTGTCCGAGCGGGCCGGCGCGCTGCTCTTGCTGGAAGTGGACGGTGAGCCGCGGGAGACCGAGGAGCAGGCGGAGCGCGTGGGGAACGCCTGCGAGGGCGCGCTGGAGGTCCTAGTGGCCCAGGACGCCGGGCAGCGCGAGAAGCTCTGGTCCGCGCGCCGCGAGATGAGCCGCGCGGTGCGCAAGCTCACGCGCTTCAAGCTGAGCGAGGACGTGGTCGTGCCGCGCCAGGCCATTCCAGAGCTTTTGGACCGCGTGGCGAAGAGCGCCGAGCAGCTGGGCGTGCGCCACCTGACCTACGGTCACGCCGGCGACGGCAACCTGCACGTCAACTTCCTGTGGAACGAACCCCACGAGAAGCCCGCGGTCGATGCGGCCATCGAGCAGCTGTTCCGCGACGTGATCGCGCTCCGCGGCACGCTCAGCGGCGAGCACGGCATCGGCGTCCTGAAGGCGCCCTACCTCTCCCTCGAGCAGTCGAGCGAGCTCATCCAGCTCCAGCGCGACATCAAGCGCGTGTTCGACCCGCAGGGGCTCTTGAACCCAGGCAAGATTTTCCCCGGGCCGGGGCACCGGGCCTGCTAGCGCAAGAGCCGCGCCCGATAGTGCGAAAGCTCCGCGATGCTGTTCCGGATGTCCACCAGCGCGTCGTGCTCGCCGTCGGTCGGCTTCTTGAACACGGCTTCTTCCCCGTACCAGAGCCGTGCCAGGACCTTGAGGCTGGAGACGTCCACCAGTCGGTAGGAGAGGTAGCCCGCGAGCGCCGGCATCCAGCGCTCCACGAAGGCCTTGTCGTTGTGCACGCTGTTGCCGCAGAGCACGGCGCCGTACGGGCACCAGCCGGTCACGCGTTCCATCAGCATCTTCTCCGCGGCCCAGAGGTCCGTCTTGGACGCTGCGAGGCGGGTGAGCAGGCCGGTCTTCTCGTGCATGGCGCGCACGAACGGCACCATCCGAGCCAGCGCCTCCGGCGGCTGCCAGACGTCGATGCAGAGCTCCTCCAGCGGTCGGAGCTCGGCGTCCGTGACGATGAGCGCGGCCTGCAAGATCGCGTCCTTCTGCGGATCGAGCCCGGTCATCTCCAGATCGAGCCAGACCAGGTTCTGAGCGCTCTGGACGCGCTCCACCTTGGCGGGACGGTCGTTCGCCATGCTCAGCTCTCCGCCGGCGGGTAGCGCTTCGGACGCACCACCAGCACGGCGCACCTCGCGTTCTTGACCACGCTCTCCGCCACCGAGCCGAGCACGAGCGCCCGGAGCCCGCGGCGCCCGTGCGTGCCCAGCACCAGGAGATCCACGTTCAGGTCGTGGGCCAGGGTCACGATCTCGTCCTCCGAGACGCCGGCTCGAACGTGGACGCTGACGCGCTCGCTCTCGATGGGCTCGCCTTCCTTCATCGCGTCCATCCGGGCCCGCTCCACGTGCGCCTGGAGGTACTGCGCGGCCCGGCCCGCGCTCATCGTTTGGAGGCCGTCTGGAGTTGCGAGCTCGATGTTCTCGCCGGCGGGGGTCGCGACGTACACGACGTGCAACGCGGCGTTGTCGCGCTCCGAGGCAAGGAGCAACGCCTGCGCCAGCGCCTGCTCTCCCGTTTCGGAGAAGTCCGTGGCCACGAGGATGTTCTTGAACGCGGTCGGCCGGTCGCCCTGCATGGTGCCCCAGTCTACTTCTTGGTGCTGGCTTTCGGCAGCACGATCTTCGGGTCCTTCTTGCGACGCCGATACACCACGAGCGTGCGCCCGATCACCTGCGCGACCTGGGCGCGCGCCGCGCTCTCGATGGGCGCCACGGCTTCGTCGGGAGCGATCGGGCACTCGCTGCCGAGGCGCACCTTGATCAGCTCGTGGGTCTCGAGCGCACGGCCGATCTCCGCCAGCACGCCCGAGGTGACGCCAGAGTTGCCGATCTGCACCACGGGCTTCAGGTCGTGGGCCAGCGTGCGGAGGTGCCGGCGTTGCTTTCCGGTGAGGGGGCTGGACACGCGCCGCCGTGTAACCCGCCCGTCGCCCCGCGGCCACACCGGTGAACATTTGCCCCGCTCGACCGCGCTTGCCAGGCGAACGAGGCTCGGGGTGATGAAGATCCTCTACGGAGTCGTGGGTGAGGGCATGGGGCACGCCACGCGGAGCCGGGTGGTGCTGGAGCACCTGCTGTCGGCGGGGCACGAGGTCAAGGTCGTGGTCTCCGGCCGCGCGCACAAGTTCCTGACGGAGCGCCTGGCCAGTCGCGCGAACCTGACGCTGGAGGAGATCCACGGCCTGAGCCTGCGCTACTTCGGCAATCGGCTCGACAAGAGCGAGAGCCTGTTCGAGAACCTGAAGAAGGCACCCAAGGGCATCAAGAAGAACGTCGAGGTCTACCGCAAGGTGGCCGAGGACGGCTTCACGCCCGAGCTGGTGATCAGCGACTTCGAGTCTTGGGCCGCGTTTTACGCGCTGAACCACTTCCTGCCGGTGATCAGCATCGACAACATGCAGGTCATCAACCGCTGCCGGCACGACAAGGCGGTGGCCAAGTCCCAGGGGCTGAACTTCCGCATCGCGAAGCTCGCGGTGAAGATGAAGATGCCCGGCGCCTACCACTACCTGGTGACCAGCTTCTTCTACCCGCCGGTGAAGAAGCGGCGCACCACGCTGGTGCCGCCGATCCTGCGCCCGGAGATCCTGGCGGCGAAGCGCGAGCCCGGCGATCACGTCCTGGTGTACCAGACGGCCGGGAGCAACGAGGCGCTGGTGCCGACGCTGAAGAAGCTCCCTTACCGCTTCCGCGTCTACGGCATGGGCCGAGACGGCAGCGACGGCAACGTGACCCTGCGTCCGTTCTCCGAGACGGGGTTCGTGGAGGATCTCCGCACGGCGCGCGCGGTCATCGCCGGCGGAGGCTTCTCGCTGATGAGCGAGGCCGTGACGCTGCACGTGCCCATGCTGAGCGTGCCCATCGAGCAGCAGTACGAGCAAGAGCTGAACGCGCGCTACCTCGCGCACCTGGGCTACGGCCAATGGGCGCCCGAGCTCGACCGGGACGTGATCTCGTCGTTCCTGGGCCGGACCGACGAGCTGTCGCACAACCTGGAGCGCTTCGAGCGCCACGACAACGCGATGCTGTTCGCCTGCGTGGACGAGCTGATCCGGCGCCGCGCCGCGGACGAGCCCGGCCCCGACCGCCTGGACGCCGAGGCGATGGGCAAGTGGGCGCCCGACGAGGTCGTCGAGCCCGAGCCGGCGCTGGCGCAGAGCTCCGAGGTCTGAGCCTCAGCTCGGCGGAACGCAGGCCTTGCTGCCCTTGCCGCCGCTGACGAAGGTGATGTTCGCCGAGCAGTTCGACTCGAAGTCCACCGGCCGGTTGTAGTTGCACTCGACCTTGTCGGCGCACACGCGGAAGCAGTAGTTCTTGCCGTCGGTGTGGGCGACGCAGAGCGAGCCCTGCGGGCAGTCCGTGTCGGCGGTGCAGTCCGCTATTCCGCAGTAGCCGCCCTTGAAGGGCAGGCACGTCTGCCCCTCGACCTTGCAGTCTTGATTGCCGGCGCAGGCGGCGCCGACTCCGAGCTTGTCCGCTTCGGTTCCCCCGCCGTCGTCGTCGTCGCCGCAAGCACCCAGGGAAAAGACCAGCGACAGTGCCAGAAACGAGCCCGCGATGAGTCGGTGCGCCATGGCTCGATTGTGGGGCGAAGGGACGCGGGCTGTCCAGGGAGTCCCGCTCGATAGTCGGGCCGGACAGAGGTTGAGAAGCGACGCGTTCTCGAAGAGTTGAGGACGGTCACGGGTACGGCGCGCGAGCAGGCGCAAATTCGCACTCGAGGTCAGGACGGGCCGGCGCTGGAGGTCGGGGCGTGGCTCTCGGGCGGCGCCGGGCGTTGGTGAAGCGCTGGCGGCGTCGGCGCAGCGGTCGAGCGCACGACGCAGAGCTCGATGACCGCGAGTGCGGCACTGCGTGCAGCTGCCTGGAGGGAGCGCCATCTGACTCGAGCTCGACGCGCAGCTTCCGGACCCACGGCGCTGCCGCTGACAAAGACCACCGAGGGCATCCCGTGCACGCCCCAGTCGCTGGGGGGCGTGCCAGCACCATTTCAGCGTACGGTGACCTGAGAGAAAGAGCATCGATTCGTCGATTTCTCTTGACGCAATTTCGAGCGACTCGCGCTCGCGTTCGACGACCACGCGGGTGATGGCCTCTCGCTCGCGCGTCGTCGCCTGCTCGCGCGCGTTCGCGTGCGCGACGACGCGCGACGCGTTCTGGTGCTCGAAACGCGCTCAGCGTGTCAGCAACGAGCTCGAAAACTCGCGTGATATGCGAGAGAGCATGAATGCTCTCTCTTCGGTCTCCGATCACGAGCTCCGCGAGCGGCTCTCGGCCGCCGTGAGCGCGGAGCGGTCGGCGTGCGCCAACGTCATCTTCCACCTGGCAGAGCTCGACCGCCGCAGGCTGTGTTGTTCCCGTTCCACGCCACACCACCGACAGCGATTCCACGACTGCGGCAGACCGGAAGCGAGTTCCTCCGGCTCGGCCGGACTGTCTATTTCGACGCCTGCTCCTCCCTCTTCGCCTACTGCACCGAGCGCCTCGGCTATTCCGAGGACAGCGCGACCAAGCGTGTGCGTGTGGCCCGCCTGGCCCAGCAGTTCCCCCAGGTGCTCGATGACCTCGCCAGCGGCGAGCTCCACCTGACGGGGCTGTTCCTGCTCTCCGGCCACCTGACGGACGACAACGCCGAGCAGCTCCTCGCCGAGGCGCGAGGGAAGTCCAAGCGACAGCTCGAGGAGCTGCTCGCCCGCTGGTTCCCGCGGCCGGCCGTGCCGCCGACCATCACCCCGGTCACGCCCGAGCCGGTACAAGGGCAGTTGTCCACATGGTCCGGGGCAGGTACCCCGGCCCCGCCGGCCCAGGCGCCTCGCCCTCGCGTCGAGCCGCTCTCGCCGGAGAGCGTTCGCGTGGAATTCAGCGCCCACGCTGCGTTCCGCGACAAGCTCGAGCAGGCCCGGGCGCTGCTCAGCCACACGGTGCCCAGCGGCGACCTCGCGACGATCCTCGAGCGCGCGCTGGACCTGCTCATCGAGCGGGAGACGAAGCGCCGCGCCGGCGCGGGCAAGCCCTGCAAGCGCCGCGAGACGAAGCCGGGCTCGCGGCACGTTCCGGTGGAAGTCCAGCGAGCGGTCAGGGGCGGGACGGCGACCAGTGCACCTTCACCGACGCCGAAGGGCGGCGGTGTTCGGCGACGCGCTTCTTGACCATCGAGCACATCGACCCGTTCGCGAAGGGCGGGCCCACGACGGTGGACAACTGCTGCTTGCTTTGCAGACCTCACAACGCCCACCGAGCGCGCCAGGTCTTCGGTCAGGACCACATCCAGAACGAGATCTCGGAGGCGCGAGCGAGGCGAAGACAGAGCACGCCACCGGCGCCACCAGCGCCGACGCCCGCGCCCGAGCGCGTCGTGTCAGAGAAGGTCCTCGGCGCTCTGGTTCGGATGGGGTTCAAGCGAGCGGACGCGCGGCGAGCCGTCGAGCAAGCGCGCCTCTGCGAGGTGGAGCCGCTGCTCGAGCCGATGCTTCGCGCGACGCTCGCCATTCTCACACCCTGAGACGGTTCGGGCACACCCCACGTCGAATGGGGTGTGCACGGATTGCCCTTGGTGGTCATCGTCAGCGGCAGCGCCGTGGGCACGCATGCGGACGAAGGAAAGGAGCTCATCTGTGCCTCGAACAGGTCGCACTCAACGCAGAGTCATCGGCATGCTCGTCAAACGCTTCGGCGACGCGCGCCTCGACGAGATCCGCGACCCGCGCGATCCGTACATTTCGTGTTCGGCGCCTCGCGCCAGGTGGCGCTGTCGCGACAAACGCCTCGCTGGGAGCGAAGTCCTCCGGCTCGGCCGGACTCTCTATTTTGGCCGCGCTGCTCGGGATGGTGGCCGGAAGCAGGAGCCTGCGCGAGGTCGAGCAGCTGACTGATGAGCTCACGCCGCCAATCCGCAATGGCGTCCGGGTCGCGAACGACAACCGCTACTTCGTCTCCAGCTTGCCACCCTCTCGTCTCACCGATGCCGAGTGGCTGCTCGTCGTACGGCGCCACTGGGGCGTCGAGACTGCCCATCAGCTTCTCGATGGCGCCTTCGCCGAGGACCATCATCCGTGGATCGAACAGAACCCGCGAGCCACGGTCGTCGTGATGGTGCTGCGGCGCATCGCATACACGCTGCTCGCGCTCTGGCGCGGGGTGACTTTGCGCAGCGACGAACAGCGTAGGCGGCCCTGGCGCGACCTGATGCGCGACATCTGGCTCTGCACAGTCAAGGCCACCGCAGAGACCCCTCGAAACTCGAGTGACCGCCGGCTCCCGCCGGCGCCCGCGTGACCCGTGCCGAGGCCTTCGCGCCGACCTGCTCTTTGACAGACTCCGCGTCGATCACCGCCCTCGGGCTCCTGCCCCCGTAGAGGCTCGATGGCACTTGCTCCTGTGCGGCCCAGTACCTCTCCACCGCCCCGTCCCCGGGTCACCACTTCCCCGCCGGTGGTGGCGACCCAGCTCGACTCGCGGAGAACCGATCGAGACTGGCTGTCCGGGGAGAGCGCTTTCCATTCGCGCCGAGGCCTGCTAGGACCACGGGGTGATTGCGCTCGGCATCGACCCGGGGACGTTGAACCTGGGCTGGGGTGTCGTCGCGCGCAACGGCAACCGGCTCGCACACGTCGCGCACGGGGTGATCCGACTGGACGGGAAGGCCTCGCTCGCCGTGCGCCTGCACCGCATCGACGGGGAGCTGGCCGAGGTCATCGCCCGCTACGCGCCGGACGTCGGCTCCGTGGAGAGTCTGTTCTTCCACAAGGACGCGCAAGCAGCGGCCAAGCTCGGACACGCCCGGGGCGTGGTGCTGCTCGCGCTCGCACGCGCGGGCGTGAAGGTCGCGGAGTACGCGCCGGCACGGGTCAAGCTCACGGTCGCCGGCGGTGGACGGGCGGACAAGC
It encodes the following:
- the orn gene encoding oligoribonuclease, yielding MANDRPAKVERVQSAQNLVWLDLEMTGLDPQKDAILQAALIVTDAELRPLEELCIDVWQPPEALARMVPFVRAMHEKTGLLTRLAASKTDLWAAEKMLMERVTGWCPYGAVLCGNSVHNDKAFVERWMPALAGYLSYRLVDVSSLKVLARLWYGEEAVFKKPTDGEHDALVDIRNSIAELSHYRARLLR
- the ruvC gene encoding crossover junction endodeoxyribonuclease RuvC — encoded protein: MIALGIDPGTLNLGWGVVARNGNRLAHVAHGVIRLDGKASLAVRLHRIDGELAEVIARYAPDVGSVESLFFHKDAQAAAKLGHARGVVLLALARAGVKVAEYAPARVKLTVAGGGRADKRQVAMMVRVVLGLPSLPPGDAADALALAVTHLRVGPLAEKLTPQGSPRRRNGKAVLRALVAERRR
- a CDS encoding teichoic acid biosynthesis protein; the protein is MKILYGVVGEGMGHATRSRVVLEHLLSAGHEVKVVVSGRAHKFLTERLASRANLTLEEIHGLSLRYFGNRLDKSESLFENLKKAPKGIKKNVEVYRKVAEDGFTPELVISDFESWAAFYALNHFLPVISIDNMQVINRCRHDKAVAKSQGLNFRIAKLAVKMKMPGAYHYLVTSFFYPPVKKRRTTLVPPILRPEILAAKREPGDHVLVYQTAGSNEALVPTLKKLPYRFRVYGMGRDGSDGNVTLRPFSETGFVEDLRTARAVIAGGGFSLMSEAVTLHVPMLSVPIEQQYEQELNARYLAHLGYGQWAPELDRDVISSFLGRTDELSHNLERFERHDNAMLFACVDELIRRRAADEPGPDRLDAEAMGKWAPDEVVEPEPALAQSSEV
- a CDS encoding FAD-binding protein, which translates into the protein MASPAPELPEPSAAARDKALRLLERALGPSKLLTERDACAPFAADESEAEGRVPFAVVRAESSADILSALRVAREAEVPITPRAAGTGRTGGAVPTSGGIVLSTLGMSQIKEIDRREMLAVVEPGVVLATLHAAVEREGLFYPPDPNSVESCALGGNVAENAGGPRAFKYGVTREYVLGVEAFLMGGQRVRPGRRTVKGVTGYDVTALLVGSEGTLAVFGDVTLRLVPKPPSVMTLLALFADVRAASQAVAAMTGAGLVPRCIELLDAHTLAAMRAAGNDLSERAGALLLLEVDGEPRETEEQAERVGNACEGALEVLVAQDAGQREKLWSARREMSRAVRKLTRFKLSEDVVVPRQAIPELLDRVAKSAEQLGVRHLTYGHAGDGNLHVNFLWNEPHEKPAVDAAIEQLFRDVIALRGTLSGEHGIGVLKAPYLSLEQSSELIQLQRDIKRVFDPQGLLNPGKIFPGPGHRAC
- a CDS encoding HNH endonuclease, whose product is MTIEHIDPFAKGGPTTVDNCCLLCRPHNAHRARQVFGQDHIQNEISEARARRRQSTPPAPPAPTPAPERVVSEKVLGALVRMGFKRADARRAVEQARLCEVEPLLEPMLRATLAILTP
- a CDS encoding universal stress protein → MQGDRPTAFKNILVATDFSETGEQALAQALLLASERDNAALHVVYVATPAGENIELATPDGLQTMSAGRAAQYLQAHVERARMDAMKEGEPIESERVSVHVRAGVSEDEIVTLAHDLNVDLLVLGTHGRRGLRALVLGSVAESVVKNARCAVLVVRPKRYPPAES
- the yhbY gene encoding ribosome assembly RNA-binding protein YhbY, translated to MSSPLTGKQRRHLRTLAHDLKPVVQIGNSGVTSGVLAEIGRALETHELIKVRLGSECPIAPDEAVAPIESAARAQVAQVIGRTLVVYRRRKKDPKIVLPKASTKK